A window of the Aspergillus flavus chromosome 6, complete sequence genome harbors these coding sequences:
- a CDS encoding woronin body major protein yields MGNLINYGKIFGCFSTLIDGTMDFPHMHSQSLSFVSVRKAFEKRRQRTANLDFDARVPIPFSVFPSSYRSDAVPEPTLAPERVEEEVNLDRPSHVEREDTRPSAPLPDPRIYGKEEIDLRAQRDSRPVPPPAPQPDQYSVYTEDRYQQQDRFQQEKPYPEVHLARERYQEPTSYPRFQETPKVYDQELSNQLDITERDYRRRVNQQTYDVYNTNASYQQSSVESYENRQPVSYDRTPAHPQLDVSYDKAYQAPTLETYPGSSRSQRQVSVEPVNPPSQVKVLSTTTVVDHPPARKMGYYDDDVSRDGAHHAVRVVEPRSSGRRSADTVPIPCNFIRIGDILILQGRPCQVIRISVSPQTGQHRYLGVDLFTRQLQEESSFVSNPSPSVVVQTMIGPVYKTYRILDIRDNQIVAMTETGDVKQGIPVVPQGELFSKIKAAFEDGHGSVRALVINDGGRELVVDYKVIQSSRL; encoded by the exons ATGGGGAACTTGATCAATTACGGCAAGATTTTCGGGTGTTTCTCCACTCTGATCGATGGGACGATGGACTTTCCCCACATGCACAGCCAGAG CCTTTCGTTCGTATCTGTTCGAAAGGCATTCGAGAAAAGACGCCAAAGGACAGCCAATCTGGACTTTGACGCCCGTGTCCCCATCCCCTTCAGTGTCTTCCCGTCGTCGTACCGGAGTGACGCTGTTCCTGAGCCTACTCTTGCACCTGAAAgagtagaggaagaagtcaatctCGATCGTCCTTCGCACGTCGAACGGGAAGACACTCGACCCTCTGCTCCTCTCCCAGATCCCCGTATCTACggaaaggaagagatcgaTCTACGCGCCCAGCGCGACTCTCGTCCTGTTCCGCCCCCTGCCCCCCAGCCTGACCAATACTCGGTTTACACCGAAGACCGGTACCAGCAGCAAGACCGCTTCCAGCAGGAAAAGCCCTATCCCGAGGTCCATCTCGCGCGTGAACG CTATCAAGAGCCTACCTCATACCCTCGCTTCCAAGAGACTCCCAAGGTCTACGATCAGGAGCTTTCCAACCAGCTAGACATCACTGAGCGTGATTATCGTCGTCGTGTCAACCAACAGACCTACGACGTCTATAACACCAACGCTAGCTATCAGCAGTCTAGTGTAGAGTCCTACGAGAACCGTCAACCCGTCTCGTACGACCGTACTCCTGCCCACCCCCAGCTCGACGTCTCGTACGACAAGGCTTATCAAGCTCCCACCCTCGAGACCTACCCCGGCTCTTCTCGCAGCCAACGTCAGGTCTCTGTCGAGCCAGTCAACCCACCTTCTCAAGTCAAGGTTCTTAGCACTACTACTGTAGTTGATCATCCCCCTGCTCGCAAGATGGGATACTACGACGACGACG TTTCCCGTGACGGTGCCCACCACGCCGTCCGCGTCGTTGAGCCCCGCAGCAGCGGTCGCAGAAGCGCCGACACCGTGCCCATTCCCTGCAACTTCATTCGCATCGGCGACATCTTGATCCTCCAGGGCCGTCCCTGCCAGGTCATCCGTATCTCCGTGTCGCCCCAGACCGGCCAGCACCGCTACCTCGGTGTCGATCTCTTCACCCGCCAACTGCAGGAGGAGTCCAGCTTCGTCTCCAACCCCTCTCCCTCCGTTGTTGTCCAGACCATGATTGGCCCTGTCTACAAGACCTACCGCATCCTCGACATCCGTGATAACCAGATCGTCGCCATGACCGAGACCGGTGATGTCAAGCAGGGCATCCCAGTTGTTCCTCAGGGCGAACTCTTCAGCAAGATCAAGGCAGCCTTCGAGGACGGACACGGCAGCGTCCGTGCTCTGGTCATCAACGATGGTGGTCGTGAGCTCGTTGTGGACTACAAGGTTATCCAGTCTTCCCGTCTGTAG